From a region of the Actinopolymorpha singaporensis genome:
- a CDS encoding xylulokinase gives MAGVTGVSNVVVGVDVGTTGVKAVVADAGGRVLAEAGEEYPTRYVPPHGAEQEPDDWWSATARCVAGALRSAAETSGLSPAAVECVGVSSQAPSVVVLDRSGVPVGPALLWLDRRGQAECRARAESAADVVAATGNRMDAYFAAPKLAWLLAERPEVRRAGAAVVMANGYVVHRLTGVPTCDTGHQGLTLLADLDTGRWSDALVDLWGIPRAWLPEAVDPGTVVGRVGAEAGRVTGLLAGTPVVAGAVDGAAAALEAGLARHGDVCEMTGQSTVVNAAVEAGRLRRDALGTMSVLPYPLPGHHLVYGSMVATGGILRWFRDEFGDREVRAAESGSAGSGSAGSGSGSAGSVFAALDALAATAPVGSGGLVLLPYFLGERSPVWNADARGALVGLSMASRRAEVVRAILEGTAYGLAHNLDELARLGLRPAVLRSVGGGARGRTWNQIKADVTGLPVEVPPNTRGAPVGVALVAAAGVGLVADLAQAVAARSRPGEGAGSAVGAAQEGRAADAVRHYSPDPGRHKAYQRYYAVYRELYPALRRSYDLLAEARAADG, from the coding sequence ATGGCCGGTGTCACCGGTGTCAGCAACGTTGTCGTCGGGGTGGACGTGGGCACCACCGGGGTCAAGGCGGTCGTCGCCGACGCCGGCGGTCGCGTGCTGGCCGAGGCCGGCGAGGAGTACCCCACCCGGTACGTCCCTCCACACGGTGCCGAGCAGGAGCCGGACGACTGGTGGTCGGCGACCGCGCGATGCGTCGCCGGCGCCCTGCGATCCGCCGCCGAGACGAGCGGGCTGAGCCCAGCGGCCGTGGAGTGCGTCGGGGTGAGCAGCCAGGCGCCGAGCGTCGTCGTACTGGACCGATCCGGCGTACCCGTCGGCCCCGCGCTGCTGTGGCTGGACCGGCGCGGCCAGGCCGAGTGCCGGGCCAGGGCGGAGTCCGCCGCGGACGTCGTGGCCGCCACCGGCAACCGGATGGACGCCTACTTCGCGGCTCCGAAGCTCGCCTGGCTGCTGGCGGAGCGTCCGGAGGTACGCCGCGCCGGTGCCGCGGTGGTGATGGCCAACGGGTACGTCGTGCACCGGCTCACCGGCGTACCCACGTGTGACACCGGTCACCAGGGCCTCACGCTGCTCGCCGACCTGGACACCGGCCGGTGGTCCGACGCGCTGGTCGACCTGTGGGGGATCCCCCGCGCGTGGCTGCCCGAGGCGGTGGACCCCGGCACGGTGGTCGGCCGGGTCGGCGCGGAGGCGGGCCGGGTGACCGGACTGCTCGCCGGTACGCCGGTGGTGGCCGGTGCGGTCGACGGAGCCGCCGCGGCGCTGGAGGCGGGCCTCGCCCGGCACGGCGACGTGTGCGAGATGACCGGCCAGTCGACCGTGGTGAACGCCGCGGTCGAAGCCGGCCGGTTGCGCCGGGACGCCCTGGGGACGATGAGCGTGCTGCCGTACCCGCTGCCGGGCCACCACCTCGTCTACGGGTCGATGGTGGCCACCGGCGGCATTCTGCGGTGGTTCCGGGACGAGTTCGGCGACCGGGAGGTGCGCGCGGCGGAGTCGGGCTCGGCGGGCTCGGGCTCGGCGGGCTCGGGCTCAGGCTCGGCAGGCTCGGTGTTCGCGGCCCTCGACGCGCTGGCCGCCACGGCGCCGGTGGGCAGCGGCGGGCTTGTGCTGTTGCCGTACTTCCTCGGCGAGCGGTCACCGGTGTGGAACGCCGACGCGCGCGGAGCGCTGGTGGGGTTGTCGATGGCCAGCCGCCGGGCCGAGGTGGTCCGGGCGATCCTCGAAGGTACGGCGTACGGCCTCGCGCACAACCTGGACGAGCTGGCCCGGCTCGGCCTTCGCCCCGCGGTGCTGCGCAGCGTGGGCGGCGGAGCGCGGGGTCGCACCTGGAACCAGATCAAGGCCGACGTCACGGGACTTCCGGTCGAGGTGCCCCCGAACACCAGGGGCGCGCCGGTCGGGGTGGCGCTGGTGGCCGCCGCCGGGGTGGGGCTGGTGGCCGACCTGGCGCAGGCGGTCGCCGCGCGGTCGCGTCCGGGGGAGGGCGCCGGCAGCGCGGTCGGTGCCGCCCAGGAAGGCCGGGCGGCCGACGCGGTGAGGCATTACTCTCCGGACCCCGGCCGGCACAAGGCGTACCAGCGCTACTACGCGGTCTACCGGGAGCTGTATCCCGCGCTGCGACGCAGCTACGACCTGCTCGCGGAAGCCCGCGCCGCCGACGGGTAG
- a CDS encoding response regulator codes for MISVLLVDDEPMVCAHLRTILGAADDIEVVGEAHDGAAAVEAVIRHRPDVVLMDLRMPGVDGLAAIERINTFAERPAVVALTTFDADHYVMRALRAGASGFLVKSTPPEDLVGLVRVAADGHTVLSPDAARRLVGASAGAHAARDRARDLVSRLTEREVEVLTCLGEGLSNAGIGRRLHLSEATVKGYVSRMLDKLGCENRTQVGLLAHEAGLTGGSASDT; via the coding sequence ATGATCTCGGTCCTGCTGGTCGACGACGAGCCGATGGTGTGCGCGCACCTGCGGACGATCCTGGGCGCGGCCGACGACATCGAGGTGGTGGGCGAGGCACACGACGGCGCTGCCGCGGTGGAGGCGGTGATCCGGCACCGGCCCGACGTCGTACTCATGGACCTGCGGATGCCCGGCGTCGACGGGCTGGCCGCGATCGAGCGCATCAATACCTTCGCCGAGCGGCCCGCGGTGGTCGCGCTGACCACGTTCGACGCCGACCACTACGTGATGCGGGCGCTGCGCGCGGGCGCCTCGGGCTTCCTGGTGAAGTCCACGCCGCCGGAGGACCTGGTGGGCCTGGTCCGGGTCGCCGCCGACGGGCACACCGTCCTGTCACCGGACGCCGCCCGCCGCCTCGTCGGCGCGTCCGCCGGCGCCCACGCCGCCCGGGACCGCGCCAGGGACCTGGTCTCCCGGCTGACCGAGCGCGAGGTCGAGGTGCTGACCTGTCTCGGCGAGGGCCTGTCGAACGCGGGCATCGGGCGCCGGCTGCACCTGTCGGAGGCGACCGTGAAGGGGTACGTCTCGCGGATGCTGGACAAGCTCGGCTGCGAGAACCGCACCCAGGTCGGGCTGCTCGCGCACGAGGCCGGCCTCACCGGCGGGAGCGCCTCGGACACCTGA
- a CDS encoding sensor histidine kinase, producing the protein MSERATAGPDCGRPLGQAWPAPWARRWRRWLPPGYRDVLLAFGFVVGDTLLTLSHGSWWPQRPGTVAWFLLGLQVLVDAGLVLRRRAPLAVLGAVTAYTVLVTVLVSTGSTGGRPGPWTVWAPVAAVLVAYLPVAYPAVRRPGWVLVGLLTLVSARIWDPSAAVVTIAVLRTTLGPLLALYFGARHRLVSVLRERAERAEREKYLLAAQARADERARIAAEMHDVVTHRLSLMVLSAGALRVRARDEETRRSAEELRAAGCQALDELRDLVGILRMTEDAERPAVGDLATLVAESESVGIRTELAQVGDPGRASPVVGRTAYRVVQEALTNVRKHAPGASVSVEVRYDTDRVGVRVTNTAPAGPPDPALAGSGSGTGLAGLRQRIELVRGTLSAGPTSDGGFEVVADLPAYVPTAAPAVEPVREPTPETTPGTGPKTTEAVR; encoded by the coding sequence GTGAGTGAACGCGCGACCGCCGGCCCGGACTGCGGCCGACCGCTCGGCCAGGCCTGGCCGGCGCCCTGGGCGAGACGATGGCGGCGATGGCTGCCGCCGGGGTACCGGGACGTCCTCCTCGCGTTCGGGTTCGTGGTGGGCGACACGCTGCTCACGCTCTCGCATGGTTCGTGGTGGCCGCAGCGGCCGGGCACGGTGGCGTGGTTCCTGCTCGGCCTGCAGGTGCTCGTGGACGCGGGTCTGGTCCTGCGCCGCAGGGCACCGCTGGCCGTGCTGGGCGCGGTGACCGCGTACACCGTCCTCGTCACCGTGCTCGTGTCCACCGGCTCCACCGGCGGCCGCCCCGGCCCGTGGACGGTCTGGGCTCCGGTGGCCGCGGTGCTGGTCGCCTATCTCCCGGTGGCCTACCCGGCGGTACGCCGCCCCGGCTGGGTGCTGGTCGGCCTGCTCACCCTCGTCTCCGCCCGGATCTGGGACCCCTCGGCCGCGGTCGTCACCATCGCCGTCCTGCGCACCACGCTCGGCCCGCTGCTCGCGCTGTACTTCGGCGCCCGGCACCGGCTGGTGTCGGTGCTGCGCGAGCGCGCCGAACGCGCCGAACGCGAGAAGTACCTCCTGGCCGCGCAGGCCCGCGCCGACGAACGTGCCCGGATCGCCGCCGAGATGCACGACGTTGTGACTCACCGGCTGTCGCTGATGGTGCTCTCCGCCGGCGCGCTGCGGGTGCGTGCCCGGGACGAGGAGACCCGACGGTCGGCCGAGGAGCTGCGGGCAGCCGGCTGCCAGGCCCTGGACGAGCTTCGGGACCTGGTGGGCATCCTGCGGATGACCGAGGACGCAGAACGCCCGGCCGTCGGTGATCTCGCCACGCTCGTGGCCGAGTCGGAGTCGGTGGGCATCCGGACCGAACTCGCCCAGGTCGGCGACCCCGGTCGGGCCTCGCCGGTGGTCGGGCGTACGGCGTACCGCGTCGTCCAGGAGGCGCTGACGAACGTCCGCAAGCATGCTCCCGGCGCCTCGGTGTCGGTGGAGGTGCGGTACGACACCGACCGCGTGGGTGTGCGGGTCACCAACACGGCACCGGCCGGGCCGCCCGACCCCGCACTGGCCGGGTCCGGCTCGGGTACCGGCCTGGCCGGGTTGCGGCAGCGCATCGAACTGGTCCGGGGAACGCTGTCCGCGGGGCCGACCTCCGACGGCGGGTTCGAGGTGGTCGCCGACCTGCCGGCGTACGTACCCACGGCTGCACCCGCCGTCGAGCCCGTCCGGGAGCCCACACCGGAGACCACCCCGGGGACCGGACCGAAGACCACGGAGGCGGTGCGATGA
- a CDS encoding glycerol-3-phosphate dehydrogenase/oxidase: protein MSLHERPVPLAATSAATNDRTALSADRRRGDLATAAGRDFDLVVVGGGVTGAGVALDATARGLSVLLVEADDLASGTSSRSGKVFHGGLRYLEQLNFALVREALLERDLMVERLCPHLVEPEPFLFPFTSRWQRPYVGAGVAMYDLFRLTGPRSVPGHRHLTRRAALAEMPGLRPDDITGAVQYHDVRVDDARHTMTLARTAAGLGATVLTRTRVVGMLRDGQRVTGVRLHDLEDGGHVDVLAGVVVNAAGVWADEVQSLGGSPSIAVRPAKGVHLVVPADRIESRTGLIARTSDSVFIIRKWFDHWLMGTTDTPWDHDRGHPVASREDVDYLLGQANRWLKHPLGDADVVGVYAGLRPLLAGVPVRTPGARGSTDPATTAALRRDHTVVEQPAGLVTVVGGKYTTYRLMARDAVDAAGRSLGRTIPASSTDRLPLLGATGYVAVRHQRDRLAREAGLEPEQVEHLLGRYGALTPEVLDLLADRPELARPLPGASHYLAAEVAYAARNEGALHLMDALARRTRVFMETPDRGVAAAPEAARVMGSVLGWDEERRAAEVAAYTTAVEAERHAATMPTDDQAVRAWQTVAGAAAR, encoded by the coding sequence GTGAGTCTGCACGAACGTCCCGTGCCGTTGGCCGCGACCAGCGCCGCCACCAACGACCGCACCGCGCTGTCGGCCGACCGGCGGCGCGGCGACCTGGCCACTGCCGCCGGCCGCGACTTCGACCTGGTGGTGGTCGGTGGCGGCGTCACCGGCGCCGGCGTGGCGCTGGACGCGACGGCCCGGGGCCTGTCGGTACTGCTCGTGGAGGCCGACGACCTGGCCAGCGGTACGTCCTCGCGGTCGGGCAAGGTGTTCCACGGCGGGCTGCGCTACCTCGAGCAACTCAACTTCGCGCTGGTCCGCGAGGCGCTGCTGGAACGCGACCTGATGGTGGAGCGGCTGTGCCCGCACCTGGTCGAGCCCGAGCCGTTCCTGTTCCCGTTCACCAGCCGCTGGCAGCGGCCCTACGTCGGTGCCGGCGTGGCGATGTACGACCTGTTCCGGCTCACCGGCCCGCGCAGCGTGCCCGGGCACCGCCATCTGACCCGGCGGGCGGCACTCGCCGAGATGCCCGGACTGCGCCCGGACGACATCACCGGTGCGGTGCAGTACCACGACGTACGGGTGGACGACGCCCGGCACACGATGACGCTGGCACGTACCGCCGCGGGGCTCGGCGCCACCGTCCTCACCCGGACCCGGGTCGTCGGCATGCTGCGCGACGGCCAGCGGGTGACCGGTGTACGCCTGCACGACCTCGAGGACGGCGGCCATGTCGACGTCCTTGCCGGCGTGGTGGTCAACGCGGCGGGGGTCTGGGCGGACGAGGTGCAGTCCCTGGGCGGGTCGCCGAGCATCGCGGTCCGCCCGGCGAAGGGCGTCCACCTCGTCGTACCGGCGGACCGGATCGAGTCGCGGACCGGCCTGATCGCGCGGACCTCGGACAGCGTCTTCATCATCAGGAAATGGTTCGACCACTGGCTGATGGGCACCACCGACACCCCGTGGGACCACGACCGGGGACATCCGGTGGCCTCCCGCGAGGACGTCGACTACCTGCTCGGCCAGGCCAACCGCTGGCTGAAGCATCCCCTGGGCGACGCCGACGTGGTGGGCGTCTACGCCGGCCTGCGGCCACTGCTGGCCGGGGTGCCCGTACGCACCCCCGGTGCCAGAGGGAGCACCGACCCCGCGACGACCGCCGCGCTGCGCCGCGACCACACCGTCGTCGAGCAGCCGGCCGGCCTGGTGACCGTGGTCGGCGGGAAGTACACGACGTACCGGCTGATGGCTCGGGACGCCGTGGACGCGGCGGGCCGTTCGCTGGGCCGGACGATCCCCGCGTCCAGCACCGACCGGCTGCCGCTGCTCGGCGCCACCGGCTACGTCGCGGTACGCCACCAGCGGGACCGGCTGGCCCGCGAGGCCGGGCTGGAACCCGAACAGGTCGAGCACCTGCTCGGCCGCTACGGCGCGCTCACCCCGGAGGTGCTCGACCTGCTCGCCGACCGGCCCGAACTCGCCCGGCCGCTGCCCGGCGCGTCGCACTACCTCGCCGCCGAGGTCGCCTACGCCGCCCGCAACGAGGGCGCCCTGCATCTGATGGACGCGCTCGCCCGCCGGACCCGGGTCTTCATGGAGACCCCGGACCGTGGCGTGGCGGCCGCTCCCGAGGCGGCACGGGTGATGGGGTCGGTCCTCGGGTGGGACGAGGAACGTCGCGCCGCCGAGGTCGCGGCGTACACCACGGCCGTGGAGGCTGAACGGCACGCCGCGACCATGCCGACGGACGACCAGGCGGTGCGGGCCTGGCAGACCGTCGCCGGAGCCGCGGCTCGGTAG
- a CDS encoding class II aldolase/adducin family protein: MRLANERAELVRFAQRLRPEGLVVGTSGNLSVRVGDLVAATPSGLDYDVLTPELICVTDLDGRQLEGELDPTSEMPLHLSVYNTTDHTSVVHTHATAAAVASTLVDELPVVHYLTALFGGPVRVAPYATYGTPELAASVTEALKGRTGCLMSNHGTVTVGDSLAKAYQLNQYLEWLCEVWLRAVGAGAALGVSPRELPGDELDRVIEKFGSYGQVPPPGVSGAGGSEGEAGAGR; encoded by the coding sequence ATGAGGTTGGCGAACGAACGCGCCGAGCTGGTCCGCTTCGCCCAGCGGCTCCGCCCGGAAGGGCTCGTGGTGGGTACGTCAGGAAACCTGAGCGTGCGCGTCGGTGACCTGGTGGCCGCCACGCCGAGCGGCCTGGACTACGACGTGCTCACCCCCGAACTCATCTGCGTCACCGACCTCGACGGCAGGCAACTCGAGGGCGAGCTGGACCCGACCAGCGAGATGCCGCTGCACCTGTCGGTCTACAACACCACCGACCACACGTCCGTCGTGCACACCCACGCCACCGCCGCGGCCGTGGCCTCCACGCTGGTGGACGAGCTTCCGGTGGTGCACTACCTCACGGCGCTGTTCGGCGGCCCGGTCCGGGTGGCGCCGTACGCGACGTACGGCACCCCCGAGCTGGCCGCGTCGGTCACCGAGGCGCTCAAGGGGCGTACCGGCTGCCTGATGTCCAACCACGGCACCGTCACCGTCGGCGACTCGCTGGCGAAGGCGTACCAGCTGAACCAGTACCTCGAATGGCTGTGCGAGGTGTGGCTGCGCGCGGTCGGCGCCGGTGCCGCGCTCGGCGTCTCCCCGCGTGAGCTGCCGGGTGACGAGCTGGACCGGGTGATCGAGAAGTTCGGCAGCTACGGCCAGGTGCCGCCGCCGGGGGTGAGCGGCGCAGGTGGCAGCGAAGGCGAAGCCGGAGCCGGACGGTGA
- a CDS encoding FGGY-family carbohydrate kinase codes for MNGGAVNGGAVNGRRAAGPTYVGVDIGTSVIKAALFDGNGEQRALRTAPARVVNPREGWFEQDMDEVLAAVGEVVRALVDGQDGGAGDPPALLALTGQGDGVWLLDGEGRAVRPAVSWLDARAAGIADGWRADGTTEAVFRRTGGAMFPGCPAPVLAWFDRHEPDVLDRSVTAAYCKDMVMQRLTGVRATDTSDASLPFLDPVTRDYAPDVLEWCGLGHRADLLAPVAEPLPTGTLTAEGAALVGLPVGTPVSAGPFDLPACALGSGLAATSGDGHLIVGTTLACQVAVAELQPGGEPAGLTIPLGPDRWLRSMPAMVGTAALDWTLKLVGRTHDDVDPLLATGEPGAHGVRCLPYFSPAGERAPFVESGARARLDGLTVQTSTADVVRAVCEGIAFAARHCFEAAGLEGEVAVCGGGIRSREWLRLFADALGRPVRVSACPEVGAYGAVLAGIAATGLPVDTAAWARDRAADTTVVNPGEGPAKRYAEEYERYRAAVDRARTEWKERQV; via the coding sequence ATGAACGGTGGCGCGGTGAACGGTGGCGCGGTGAACGGTCGCAGGGCGGCCGGGCCCACGTACGTCGGCGTGGACATCGGCACGTCGGTCATCAAGGCCGCGTTGTTCGACGGGAACGGCGAACAACGGGCGCTGCGGACGGCCCCGGCCCGGGTGGTGAACCCCCGCGAAGGCTGGTTCGAGCAGGACATGGACGAGGTTCTCGCCGCGGTCGGCGAGGTCGTGCGGGCCCTGGTCGACGGCCAGGACGGGGGCGCGGGCGACCCGCCGGCCCTGCTCGCGCTGACCGGCCAGGGTGACGGCGTGTGGCTGCTCGACGGCGAGGGCCGCGCGGTCCGCCCGGCGGTGTCGTGGCTGGACGCCCGGGCGGCCGGGATCGCCGACGGCTGGCGGGCGGACGGGACCACCGAGGCGGTCTTCCGGCGTACCGGCGGGGCGATGTTCCCCGGCTGTCCGGCGCCGGTCCTGGCGTGGTTCGACCGGCACGAGCCGGACGTGCTCGACCGGTCGGTCACCGCGGCGTACTGCAAGGACATGGTGATGCAGCGGCTCACCGGCGTACGCGCCACCGACACCTCCGACGCCTCGCTGCCGTTCCTCGACCCGGTGACGCGCGATTACGCACCGGACGTCCTGGAGTGGTGCGGTCTCGGGCACCGCGCCGACCTGCTCGCCCCGGTCGCCGAACCTCTGCCGACCGGCACGCTGACCGCGGAGGGCGCCGCGCTGGTGGGGCTGCCCGTGGGCACGCCGGTGTCGGCCGGCCCGTTCGACCTGCCGGCGTGCGCGCTCGGCTCGGGCCTGGCCGCCACGTCGGGGGACGGCCACCTGATCGTCGGGACGACGCTCGCCTGCCAGGTCGCGGTCGCCGAACTCCAGCCCGGCGGCGAACCGGCCGGCCTGACGATCCCGCTCGGCCCGGACCGCTGGCTGCGTTCGATGCCGGCGATGGTGGGCACCGCCGCGCTGGACTGGACGCTGAAGCTGGTCGGCCGTACGCACGACGACGTCGACCCGCTGCTGGCCACCGGTGAGCCGGGTGCACACGGCGTGCGGTGTCTGCCGTACTTCTCCCCGGCCGGTGAGCGCGCGCCGTTCGTGGAGTCCGGCGCCCGGGCCCGCCTGGACGGGCTGACCGTGCAGACCAGCACCGCCGACGTGGTGCGCGCTGTCTGCGAGGGCATCGCGTTCGCGGCGCGGCACTGCTTCGAGGCGGCCGGCCTGGAAGGAGAGGTCGCGGTGTGCGGGGGCGGGATCCGCAGCCGGGAGTGGCTGCGGCTGTTCGCCGACGCCCTCGGCCGGCCGGTCCGGGTGTCGGCCTGCCCGGAGGTCGGTGCGTACGGCGCGGTGCTGGCCGGGATCGCCGCCACCGGCCTGCCGGTGGACACCGCGGCCTGGGCGCGCGACCGGGCCGCCGACACCACGGTGGTCAACCCCGGTGAGGGACCCGCCAAGCGGTACGCGGAAGAGTACGAGCGTTACCGCGCGGCGGTGGACCGTGCGCGCACCGAGTGGAAGGAGCGTCAGGTATGA
- a CDS encoding 2-hydroxyacid dehydrogenase, whose amino-acid sequence MTRARILAAGDEFVRTDLLTRALDAELDRAGRSRHRVSVRTLDVGWPTKPWGKVGEVVEAAGNEDTMIAALDGVDAAVTHLAPFTRRVFEHAPDLRLVVVSRGGPVNVNLTAATRAGVVVCYAPGRNANAAAEFTLGLMLATCRNIAAGHAELGSRTWPGHYFRYESAGFELRDATVGLVGYGAIGQLVARLLAAFGARVLAYDPMAPAEAFGAEAERVEDLDDLLAASQVVSLHARQTEENRHLIGAAELARMPAGSVLVNTARGGLLDYDALCDALDRGHLAAAGIDVFPAEPLPADSRLFTTPRLVMAPHIAGCSREVAERAAAICAGEVRRWLDGQPPAHCANPEVLSGSATSGTPGTSGTSARSTRR is encoded by the coding sequence ATGACCAGAGCGCGGATCCTCGCCGCGGGTGACGAGTTCGTACGCACCGACCTGCTGACGCGGGCGCTGGACGCCGAGCTCGATCGGGCCGGACGGTCCCGCCACCGGGTGTCCGTGCGTACCCTCGACGTCGGCTGGCCGACGAAACCGTGGGGCAAGGTCGGCGAGGTCGTCGAGGCGGCCGGCAACGAGGACACGATGATCGCCGCCCTCGACGGTGTTGACGCAGCGGTCACCCATCTCGCGCCGTTCACCCGCCGGGTCTTCGAGCACGCACCCGACCTGCGCCTGGTCGTGGTCTCCCGCGGCGGCCCTGTCAACGTCAACCTGACAGCGGCCACCCGAGCAGGCGTCGTCGTCTGTTACGCGCCCGGCCGCAACGCGAACGCGGCTGCGGAGTTCACTCTCGGCCTGATGCTGGCCACCTGCCGCAACATCGCCGCCGGGCACGCCGAGCTCGGCTCGCGCACCTGGCCGGGGCACTACTTCCGCTACGAGTCGGCCGGTTTCGAACTCCGTGACGCCACCGTGGGCCTGGTCGGCTACGGCGCGATCGGCCAGCTGGTCGCGAGGTTGCTGGCCGCGTTCGGCGCGCGGGTGCTGGCGTACGACCCGATGGCACCGGCGGAGGCGTTCGGCGCGGAGGCGGAACGCGTCGAGGATCTGGACGACCTGCTCGCCGCCTCCCAGGTGGTGAGCCTGCACGCCCGGCAGACCGAGGAGAACCGCCACCTGATCGGGGCGGCGGAGCTGGCCCGGATGCCGGCCGGCTCGGTCCTGGTCAACACCGCACGCGGCGGGCTGCTCGACTACGACGCCCTCTGCGACGCCCTCGACCGCGGGCACCTCGCGGCCGCCGGCATCGACGTCTTCCCGGCCGAGCCGCTGCCGGCCGACTCGCGGTTGTTCACAACGCCGCGCCTGGTGATGGCTCCGCACATCGCCGGGTGCAGCCGCGAGGTGGCCGAACGCGCGGCGGCCATCTGTGCCGGTGAGGTGCGCCGCTGGCTGGACGGCCAACCACCGGCGCACTGCGCCAACCCGGAGGTCTTGTCCGGATCGGCCACGTCCGGCACGCCGGGCACGTCGGGCACGTCGGCCAGGTCGACCCGGCGCTGA
- a CDS encoding ABC transporter ATP-binding protein, which translates to MSDLVLDGVRKVFATRGRPPVEAVAHFDLNVRSGELVGLLGPSGCGKSTTLRMIAGLEDVTGGDIRVGGRSVLGLRPQRRNIGVAFENYALYPPLSVADNISFGLRARGGLSARACRERVQDLAERIGLRDILDARPVNLSSGQKQRVALARAIAREPEVLLLDEPLSHLDAAQRDLTRRELRRLQRELGYTTVLVTHDQEEALSLADRVVVMEGGRVRQVGTPDEVYDDPADLFVAEFVGEPAMNLLTGLAGPGRIVGVRPEDVAVVEDEVDAEGDGARGDVTGVVVVVEDFCEYGLLTVELAATRQRLVVQTGPGPAQVPGEAVGLAFQRDRTYMFDTTTGDRVR; encoded by the coding sequence ATGAGCGACCTGGTGCTGGACGGCGTACGGAAGGTGTTCGCCACCCGGGGACGCCCGCCGGTGGAGGCGGTGGCCCACTTCGACCTGAACGTACGCAGCGGCGAACTCGTCGGGCTGCTCGGCCCGTCGGGGTGCGGCAAGTCGACCACGCTGCGGATGATCGCCGGCCTGGAGGACGTCACCGGCGGCGACATCCGGGTGGGCGGCAGGTCCGTGCTCGGCCTGCGCCCGCAGCGGCGCAACATCGGGGTGGCGTTCGAGAACTACGCGCTCTATCCGCCGCTGTCGGTGGCCGACAACATCTCCTTCGGCCTGCGCGCGCGGGGCGGCCTGTCCGCGCGGGCGTGCCGGGAACGCGTGCAGGACCTTGCCGAGCGCATCGGGCTGCGCGACATTCTCGACGCCCGGCCGGTCAACCTGTCCTCGGGCCAGAAACAGCGGGTCGCGCTGGCCCGCGCCATCGCCCGCGAACCCGAGGTCCTGCTGCTGGACGAGCCGCTGTCCCACCTGGACGCTGCCCAGCGCGACCTGACCCGGCGTGAGCTGCGGCGTCTGCAACGCGAGCTCGGCTACACCACCGTCCTCGTCACCCACGACCAGGAGGAGGCGCTCAGCCTGGCCGACCGGGTGGTGGTGATGGAGGGCGGCCGGGTCCGTCAGGTGGGCACGCCGGACGAGGTGTACGACGATCCGGCCGACCTGTTCGTGGCGGAGTTCGTGGGGGAGCCGGCCATGAACCTGCTCACCGGGCTGGCCGGCCCCGGCCGGATCGTGGGGGTGCGCCCCGAGGACGTCGCGGTGGTGGAGGACGAGGTCGACGCAGAGGGTGACGGTGCCCGGGGTGACGTCACAGGCGTGGTGGTCGTCGTGGAGGATTTCTGCGAGTACGGCCTGCTGACGGTCGAACTCGCCGCGACGCGGCAACGGCTCGTCGTCCAGACTGGACCGGGTCCGGCGCAGGTGCCCGGGGAGGCCGTGGGCCTGGCCTTCCAGCGGGACCGGACGTACATGTTCGACACGACCACAGGAGACCGGGTCAGATGA